The following are from one region of the Acanthopagrus latus isolate v.2019 chromosome 2, fAcaLat1.1, whole genome shotgun sequence genome:
- the zgc:162608 gene encoding uncharacterized protein zgc:162608 isoform X1, translated as MFSCFLDLSLHRMMNMHLKVMIFVLSFLTTSAFPLRESRDANWTDLKANQAHDKTDLTKDVDKVYKIHIDSSDLYSQDDHSGNPVAEEMQRKLNMESERLRVRLRQELAELQQRLSSSPAHLSSPLTSMRERLAPLTQQLQSSLSSSTQDLCGQLRLYLQGLEAAEAQTEAGPALYQEAFHWMSQSLEHSSSKVADVISDFHTKTVGEIEHLKEMSAGEEELWQEISSRLGQEVSSLRVEAQNRVGALKAELAALLETAQPHQADLTASMERFCQNAALQGQVFEARMERLFQGLEEELEVKGASSLSAPSSSSSSIQPGDSLQEDFSVKLSALIEDILHSVQ; from the exons ATGTTCTCGTGTTTCCTTGATCTGTCCCTCCACAGAATGATGAACATGCATCTAAAAGTCATGATCTTTGTCCTGTCATTCTTGACAACTTCAG CATTCCCTCTCAGGGAGAGCAGGGACGCAAACTGGACTGATTTGAAGGCCAACCAGGCTCATGATAAGACGGACCTCACAAAGGATGTGGA CAAAGTCTACAAGATCCACATAGACAGCAGCGACCTTTACAGCCAAGACGACCACAGTGGAAACCCTGTGGCAGAAGAGATGCAACGCAAGCTCAACATGGAGTCAGAGCGTCTGCGTGTCCGTCTGCGCCAAGAGTTGgccgagctgcagcagaggctgtCCTCATCCCCGGCCCACCTCAGCTCCCCCCTGACCAGCATGAGAGAGCGCCTGGCTCCCCTCACCCAGCAGCTCCAGagctctctcagcagcagcacccaaGACCTGTGCGGCCAGCTGAGACTCTATCTGCAGGGCCTTGAGGCAGCAGAGGCCCAGACAGAGGCCGGTCCGGCTCTCTACCAGGAAGCCTTCCACTGGATGAGCCAATCCCTGGAGCACAGCAGCTCCAAGGTGGCCGACGTCATCAGCGACTTCCATACAAAAACTGTTGGGGAGATTGAACACCTGAAAGAGATGAGCGCTGGTGAGGAGGAGCTCTGGCAGGAAATTAGCTCCAGGTTGGGACAAGAAGTGAGTTCTCTCAGAGTGGAGGCACAGAACAGGGTCGGGGCTCTCAAAGCTGAGCTTGCTGCCCTGCTGGAAACTGCACAGCCTCATCAGGCTGACCTGACAGCCAGTATGGAGCGGTTCTGCCAAAATGCAGCTCTGCAGGGCCAAGTGTTTGAGGCCCGGATGGAGAGGCTGTTTCAgggtctggaggaggagctggaggtcaAGGGAGCCTCCAGCCTgtctgctccttcttcttcctcttcatctatACAGCCAGGCGACTCTTTGCAGGAGGACTTCTCAGTTAAACTCTCGGCTCTGATCGAAGACATTCTGCACTCAGTGCAGTGA
- the zgc:162608 gene encoding uncharacterized protein zgc:162608 isoform X2, producing MMNMHLKVMIFVLSFLTTSAFPLRESRDANWTDLKANQAHDKTDLTKDVDKVYKIHIDSSDLYSQDDHSGNPVAEEMQRKLNMESERLRVRLRQELAELQQRLSSSPAHLSSPLTSMRERLAPLTQQLQSSLSSSTQDLCGQLRLYLQGLEAAEAQTEAGPALYQEAFHWMSQSLEHSSSKVADVISDFHTKTVGEIEHLKEMSAGEEELWQEISSRLGQEVSSLRVEAQNRVGALKAELAALLETAQPHQADLTASMERFCQNAALQGQVFEARMERLFQGLEEELEVKGASSLSAPSSSSSSIQPGDSLQEDFSVKLSALIEDILHSVQ from the exons ATGATGAACATGCATCTAAAAGTCATGATCTTTGTCCTGTCATTCTTGACAACTTCAG CATTCCCTCTCAGGGAGAGCAGGGACGCAAACTGGACTGATTTGAAGGCCAACCAGGCTCATGATAAGACGGACCTCACAAAGGATGTGGA CAAAGTCTACAAGATCCACATAGACAGCAGCGACCTTTACAGCCAAGACGACCACAGTGGAAACCCTGTGGCAGAAGAGATGCAACGCAAGCTCAACATGGAGTCAGAGCGTCTGCGTGTCCGTCTGCGCCAAGAGTTGgccgagctgcagcagaggctgtCCTCATCCCCGGCCCACCTCAGCTCCCCCCTGACCAGCATGAGAGAGCGCCTGGCTCCCCTCACCCAGCAGCTCCAGagctctctcagcagcagcacccaaGACCTGTGCGGCCAGCTGAGACTCTATCTGCAGGGCCTTGAGGCAGCAGAGGCCCAGACAGAGGCCGGTCCGGCTCTCTACCAGGAAGCCTTCCACTGGATGAGCCAATCCCTGGAGCACAGCAGCTCCAAGGTGGCCGACGTCATCAGCGACTTCCATACAAAAACTGTTGGGGAGATTGAACACCTGAAAGAGATGAGCGCTGGTGAGGAGGAGCTCTGGCAGGAAATTAGCTCCAGGTTGGGACAAGAAGTGAGTTCTCTCAGAGTGGAGGCACAGAACAGGGTCGGGGCTCTCAAAGCTGAGCTTGCTGCCCTGCTGGAAACTGCACAGCCTCATCAGGCTGACCTGACAGCCAGTATGGAGCGGTTCTGCCAAAATGCAGCTCTGCAGGGCCAAGTGTTTGAGGCCCGGATGGAGAGGCTGTTTCAgggtctggaggaggagctggaggtcaAGGGAGCCTCCAGCCTgtctgctccttcttcttcctcttcatctatACAGCCAGGCGACTCTTTGCAGGAGGACTTCTCAGTTAAACTCTCGGCTCTGATCGAAGACATTCTGCACTCAGTGCAGTGA
- the LOC119012264 gene encoding zona pellucida-like domain-containing protein 1 isoform X2: MTLYLCLPLLVALLHPAQCLYNCSSVYERTPENSDLNVDCGTSVITLEINLCTAQWSGFNTTDLALNGNHNTTECLGSIDTSVNPPIIRYKLPVNHSQDNPCRQSLQIVDETPDPAGPFSGFSSIQSVIITGYIDTPRSDQGLISYSTDLYYHFSCRYPLEYLINNTQIVASSVSVATKDNNGTFIDTLKIGVYNDSSYVHPLVVPTTGLDLRVRIYVEVKAENLTGNFNVLLDRCFATSSAYNVSNREQHDFFIGCVVDQRTSMTSNGLSKVARFNFETFRFVKHRDQPKSSIYLHCILRLCEPTKCQELLSACNNNNRRRRSLTPFGKETTDSATVSVGPLYVADEDRPYSAAYSSGAASEGDGVDMTGLAVGVVFGSAAAVLLVLGGWFILKKFYWVGGLPHAFD, encoded by the exons ATGACTCTTTACCTTtgcctccctctgctggtggCGCTGCTGCATCCTGCTCAGTGTCTCTACAACTGCTCCTCTGTGTATGAGCGGACGCCAG AAAACTCAGACCTGAATGTCGACTGTGGCACCAGTGTGATCACCCTGGAGATCAACCTGTGCACGGCCCAGTGGTCAGGCTTCAACACCACTGACCTGGCTCTGAACGGGAACCACAACACCACGGAGTGCCTGGGCTCTATCGACACCAGTGTGAACCCTCCCATCATCCGTTACAAGCTCCCTGTTAACCACAGTCAGGATAACCCCTGTCGTCAATCTCTGCAG ATTGTGGATGAGACCCCAGATCCGGCGGGTCCCTTCAGTGGCTTCTCGAGTATCCAGTCAGTCATCATCACTGGGTACATAGACACACCCAGATCTGACCAGGGGCTGATCAGCTACTCCACAGATCTGTACTATCACTTCTCCTGCCGCTACCCGCTGGAGTACCTGatcaacaacacacagattGTGGC TTCCTCTGTTTCTGTGGCGACCAAAGACAATAACGGAACCTTCATCGACACGCTGAAAATAGGTGTTTATAAT GACAGCAGCTATGTCCACCCGTTAGTGGTCCCCACAACAGGACTTGACCTGCGAGTCAGGATCTATGTGGAGGTCAAAGCTGAAAACCTCACAGGAAA tttcaatGTACTGCTGGACCGCTGCTTTGCAACTTCCTCTGCTTACAACGTGTCGAACAGAGAGCAGCACGACTTCTTCATCGG CTGTGTGGTGGACCAAAGGACGTCTATGACAAGCAACGGCCTTTCCAAGGTCGCCCGGTTTAACTTCGAGACGTTCCGCTTTGTCAAGCACCGTGACCAGCCAAAGTCCAGCATCTATCTGCACTGCATACTGAGACTGTGCGAGCCCACCAAATGTCAAGAGCTGCTGTCT gcttgtaataataacaacagaagaagaagatctcTGACTCCTTTCGGAAAGGAAACCACCGATTCTGCCACCGTATCTGTCGGACCTCTTTACGTGGCCGATGAAG ACAGGCCGTATTCTGCAGCCTACA GTAGCGGCGCGGCATCAGAGGGAGATGGCGTGGACATGACGGGCCTGGCGGTGGGGGTGGTGTTCGGCTCGGCCGCCGCCGTCCTGCTTGTTCTGGGAGGCTGGTTCATCCTGAAGAAGTTTTACTGGGTGGGAGGATTACCTCATGCctttgactga
- the LOC119008697 gene encoding uncharacterized protein LOC119008697 — MLRICKYKSFKCVWGLSALLLTLVHGNSQQFQERKPCQPGFYCPLGSFTPVPCPKGTYGPTAGAVSIDSCLKCPPHHYCPRPGLSAYLPCGPAAQQPLSGQDSCVCPGEGQSFQSSDGRCHCTIGYQPSKNGDVCEHKLYDVCRDGKTRTQHGDCLDGYQWLLHCQQQVCQSAEDYRGYDGELGLCVCREPPGRAACGGLCRTRPATELRLQCQSDGEMELVWSSDSQVSGISGSTLETVFIQWDSRGTLQCDSHLDSSHPVYVVQTTGFLGLLGGLPEELRRMFPVTKQSSAGLTQQNKSDSDPLWELNEVENMSEGSGAMISSSRRGDKGDTATVTGVVNPTVCLHLGEVILFTVNTRHYPQYDLDNLYNTNRDFDWGAFRQLKEELTLSWTPPSFFSVVFSQPGVYVFSLSSNQHKHLYVRVMPAGGQCYEPAAFYPTIPRQLTRVGISRRRNLLLRPDWLVTGGLLFGAVVILCLCVILLILFREYGWPEKEPIRARYRLLQLAYHMDDYSSKVVCADTLEEFWDYEHQVDLEAFSSNTFYSLLLKQSLSVTTRLGQLTTEVCIKSV; from the exons ATGCTAAGGATATGCAAATACAAGAGtttcaagtgtgtgtggggTCTGAGCGCCTTGCTCCTTACCCTTGTTCATGGAAACAGCCAACAGTTCCAGGAAAGGAAGCCCTGCCAGCCAG GTTTCTACTGTCCTTTAGGGAGCTTCACTCCAGTCCCCTGTCCTAAGGGAACCTACGGACCAACTGCTGGTGCTGTGTCCATAGACAGCTGTCTGAAGTGTCCTCCTCACCACTACTGCCCCAGACCAGGCCTGTCTGCCTACCTGCCCTGTGGCCCTGCGGCTCAGCAGCCTCTGTCTGGGCAGGACTCCTGCGTCTGCCCGGGAGAGGGACAGAGCTTCCAG TCCAGCGATGGGCGATGCCACTGTACCATCGGCTACCAGCCTTCCAAGAACGGAGatgtgtgtgaacacaaactgtACGATGTCTGCAGAGACGGAAAGACACGTACACAGCATGGAGACTGTCTGGACGGATATCAGTGGTTActtcactgtcagcagcag GTGTGTCAATCTGCAGAAGACTACCGCGGTTATGATGGAGAGCTGGGTCTCTGCGTTTGCAGAGAGCCTCCCGGAAGAGCTGCGTGTGGGGGCCTATGCAGGACAAGGCCGGCTACTGAGCTGAGGCTCCAGTGTCAGTCGGATGGAGAAATGGAGCTGGTGTGGAGCTCTGACAGTCAG GTGTCTGGCATCTCAGGCAGCACGCTGGAGACGGTGTTCATACAGTGGGACTCCCGGGGGACTCTTCAGTGCGACAGCCACCTCGACTCCTCACATCCTGTCTACGTTGTTCAGACAACAG GCTTCCTCGGCCTCCTCGGCGGACTCCCAGAGGAGCTTCGGCGAATGTTCCCTGTCACCAAACAGAGCTCAGCTGGTttgacacaacaaaaca AGAGCGATTCTGACCCCCTGTGGGAGCTCAACGAAGTAGAAAACATGAGTGAGGGAAGTGGAGCGATgatctccagcagcaggaggggagaCAAgggagacacagcaactgtaaCTGGAGTTGTGAACCCCACAGTGTGTCTCCACTTGGGTGAAGTTATACTGTTCACTGTCAACACACGTCACTATCCTCAGTACGATCT TGACAACTTGTACAACACAAACAGGGACTTTGACTGGGGTGCATTCAGGCAGCTAAAAGAGGAGCTAACTCTGTCTTGGACTCCTCCCAGCTTCTTTTCGGTGGTCTTTAGCCAGCCCGGAGTGTACGTTTTCTCTCTGAGCAGCAATCAGCACAAACATTTG TATGTGCGGGTGATGCCTGCGGGTGGCCAGTGTTATGAGCCCGCTGCCTTCTACCCCACCATACCTCGTCAGTTGACCAGGGTGGGAATCAGTCGGAGACGCAACCTGTTACTGAGGCCGGATTGGCTGGTGACCGGGGGACTGCTGTTTGGAGCTGTGGTCATCCTCTGCTTATGTGTCATACTACTG ATTCTGTTCCGTGAATATGGATGGCCCGAGAaggagccaatcagagcacGTTACCGTCTGCTGCAGCTTGCCTACCACATGGACGACTACTCATCTAAAG TGGTCTGTGCAGACACCTTGGAGGAGTTCTGGGATTATGAACACCAGGTGGATCTGGAGGCATTCAGCAGCAATACCTTCTACAGCCTGCTGCTCAAGCAGAGTCTGTCTGTAACCACACGGCTGGGACAACTCACCACAGAGGTCTGTATAAAGAGTGTGTAA
- the LOC119012264 gene encoding zona pellucida-like domain-containing protein 1 isoform X1, which produces MFLMLYKTQRNVAFLCFFLFPLWKSNSNHQRIPQSPADSMTLYLCLPLLVALLHPAQCLYNCSSVYERTPENSDLNVDCGTSVITLEINLCTAQWSGFNTTDLALNGNHNTTECLGSIDTSVNPPIIRYKLPVNHSQDNPCRQSLQIVDETPDPAGPFSGFSSIQSVIITGYIDTPRSDQGLISYSTDLYYHFSCRYPLEYLINNTQIVASSVSVATKDNNGTFIDTLKIGVYNDSSYVHPLVVPTTGLDLRVRIYVEVKAENLTGNFNVLLDRCFATSSAYNVSNREQHDFFIGCVVDQRTSMTSNGLSKVARFNFETFRFVKHRDQPKSSIYLHCILRLCEPTKCQELLSACNNNNRRRRSLTPFGKETTDSATVSVGPLYVADEDRPYSAAYSSGAASEGDGVDMTGLAVGVVFGSAAAVLLVLGGWFILKKFYWVGGLPHAFD; this is translated from the exons AATTCCTCAATCTCCTGCAGACAGCATGACTCTTTACCTTtgcctccctctgctggtggCGCTGCTGCATCCTGCTCAGTGTCTCTACAACTGCTCCTCTGTGTATGAGCGGACGCCAG AAAACTCAGACCTGAATGTCGACTGTGGCACCAGTGTGATCACCCTGGAGATCAACCTGTGCACGGCCCAGTGGTCAGGCTTCAACACCACTGACCTGGCTCTGAACGGGAACCACAACACCACGGAGTGCCTGGGCTCTATCGACACCAGTGTGAACCCTCCCATCATCCGTTACAAGCTCCCTGTTAACCACAGTCAGGATAACCCCTGTCGTCAATCTCTGCAG ATTGTGGATGAGACCCCAGATCCGGCGGGTCCCTTCAGTGGCTTCTCGAGTATCCAGTCAGTCATCATCACTGGGTACATAGACACACCCAGATCTGACCAGGGGCTGATCAGCTACTCCACAGATCTGTACTATCACTTCTCCTGCCGCTACCCGCTGGAGTACCTGatcaacaacacacagattGTGGC TTCCTCTGTTTCTGTGGCGACCAAAGACAATAACGGAACCTTCATCGACACGCTGAAAATAGGTGTTTATAAT GACAGCAGCTATGTCCACCCGTTAGTGGTCCCCACAACAGGACTTGACCTGCGAGTCAGGATCTATGTGGAGGTCAAAGCTGAAAACCTCACAGGAAA tttcaatGTACTGCTGGACCGCTGCTTTGCAACTTCCTCTGCTTACAACGTGTCGAACAGAGAGCAGCACGACTTCTTCATCGG CTGTGTGGTGGACCAAAGGACGTCTATGACAAGCAACGGCCTTTCCAAGGTCGCCCGGTTTAACTTCGAGACGTTCCGCTTTGTCAAGCACCGTGACCAGCCAAAGTCCAGCATCTATCTGCACTGCATACTGAGACTGTGCGAGCCCACCAAATGTCAAGAGCTGCTGTCT gcttgtaataataacaacagaagaagaagatctcTGACTCCTTTCGGAAAGGAAACCACCGATTCTGCCACCGTATCTGTCGGACCTCTTTACGTGGCCGATGAAG ACAGGCCGTATTCTGCAGCCTACA GTAGCGGCGCGGCATCAGAGGGAGATGGCGTGGACATGACGGGCCTGGCGGTGGGGGTGGTGTTCGGCTCGGCCGCCGCCGTCCTGCTTGTTCTGGGAGGCTGGTTCATCCTGAAGAAGTTTTACTGGGTGGGAGGATTACCTCATGCctttgactga